Genomic segment of Benincasa hispida cultivar B227 chromosome 1, ASM972705v1, whole genome shotgun sequence:
TAGATCAAAACACTAAAATATCTATATGAGATAATGTTTGGAGGCCTTAGGAAgcacatatatttttaatggtGTAGATAATCGGTATCAGATATGGATACATTCAAATATGTGGTAGATACGTGTATGATACGTAATTTgaagtatttgattttttattttatttttcagataCGAGTATCATATCTACTTCGAGATACGTGAAAATGATACGTGggtcaatattttttttaaaattaagcccaacccacaacccattctattttagtgcatgtttaggagtgatttaaaatcatcaaaaatcacttttttcatttttaaaatcactcaaaaacacttttaattactcaaaattaatttaattttcaattttacacttttaaatacaattttcatatcatcaaaattagttttgaagaattaaacatgtttcacgGTGATTTTGAAAATNattgaaaccgaaccgaaccgaattgATTCGGTTTCAAACCGGATCGAACCGCATTTTTCGGTTTCACTAAgttttcggttcggttcggttcagttTTTAGAAACGGTTCGATTTTTGCGGTTTGAATGGCCACCCCTCCACCCATCGGCCACTGTCGGCGACTATCACTACCATACTTTGGGAATCAACTTCGGGCTCCagcaaccaccttcgatgacaactCTGGCGACCAACTCCAACGACCACTTTCCGACCAGTTTCGAGatctgacaaccacctctgacaacaaactccgacgaccaatcccgacgaccaactccgacaactaCCTTCGACTACAAATTCTAGCGAAAATTACAATTGATGACCGCCTTCAACTACAAACTCCGGTggaaatcaccttcgatgatcaacttcaacGACCACATTTGCGCAAgcaactccaacaaccaccttcgacgataaacttcgacgaccaactccaataccaccttcatacGACCGCCTTCAAGCATTGACAACCACCTTTGACTACAAACTCTAACGAAAATCATTTTTGATGGTTAGCTTTGACGATCACCTTTGCatgaccaactccaataccacctcGTGCGACCAACTTTGGGCTCCGACTACCAATTCTAGTGAAAATCATTTTCGATAAtaaactttgacaaccacctccgactattATAAGACGGgtgactgttaaagtatgttgtatgGTTGTTGATCATATagataatagtattttgtctatattaagtgcaatatttatatgtagAAAATTGTAAGatagatttttatttaattaaattcacatgTCAAATGATTAAGaatatttggaaaagtatgtaacaAATAACGACAAAAAAAAAGCAAgcataaaatggaattttgttctttgatgatcctccaaatttgaaggaattgaaagtgaaattgttaAAGAAATGTGGTGGCATTCCATTGGCTACTAAGAGgagagattcaattaaaaaaactcATGACGGAAGgaaaatacaaaacaacaataggaagaagaaaaagaagaagatatgaTGAAATTCCTGGAGAAAACTTAGGAATTAAAAGTTTTGGTTTCTCTCTAATTTCCcattttatttaatcatattcCTGCAAGAAATGTAgtgggttaattgttgttcattaccaaaaaaagaaagaaagaaaaaaagaaaaacttaaaaaaaaaattacaatccatattttattcaaacaaagatgggtagaattattgaataaagaagtttcaaaacaaaaatagtaataattaaaGCAGATTATTTAGGtcctgtttggtaactatttcattttatattttcgGTTTTTGAAAGTCAAGTCTATTTTCCTCCCCATTTCTTcccatgatttgcatttttcttaagtacaatggttgaattcttagcgagatttcaaaaataagaacaagtttttaaaagctattttttttcgttttaaaaatttggtttagttttttaaaccattggtaaaaagtagataacaaaggaagaaatttggaggttgaagtagtgtctataggcttaattttaaaaaaaattaaaaatcaaataccaAATGTGGCCTTAGAGTTCAAAATTTTGTGCTAGGTATCCatgacatatgaactcaactctgcaccccaAATATTGACATAGGAACTTATACCAAATAACTTTGCACCCCAAACGTAGACATAAATTCTACATATGTATGAATTCCAGACACCGTATCTCAACTCAGCATCCTAAACAACCTCTTACACTGGAATCCATTAGTTTCTTCTGTAGTTTTTTATGATCCGTTTTTAATCCTTGATTGTGAATTAAtgtattgaaaattatttttgaagatAGACGTAGGCGTAGGAAGAGGAACCAGTCAAGATTTTGGCATCTTCTTTAAGAATTATTTTCATAACCTCCATTTTTATCAAGAAGAGAAGTGAGATAATGGCCCAAGGAATTTAAGTGTCAATGAAAGTTTTCTTACAGGAGAAGCTTGTAGCTAATCCTTAATTATGCATACTTTCTCTGTTAGATTCCTGTGATTACATATGAATTAATTTATCAGGGATGTGTGTGGCTTCTGAAGGATCGTTCCTTGTCTGAGCATTTCTTAAGTTGCTAATGTTTAAGTTGAGTTGTAATTAGTAACTTTTAATCTACTCTGTAAGCAGATGAGTTCCGATTATTGCTCTGAGGAGTCAAGACGTATACAGTGCAGTAAATGCGGCCATTCGCACATATGGGTCTGCACAAATAGGAATAAGACGAAGGCAAGATGGTGTCAGGTTATTCCCGAAGCATTATATGTAATCTTTGTTTGAATCTACCCATGTGTAAATTTTACTTTTGAGAATAAATTAGTTTTGGTACGTGCTTTGATGTCAGGATTGTTGTCAATATCATCAAGCTAAGGATGGAGACGGATGGGTTGAATATAAAGGTTCTCTGGTCTTTGATAAACCTCAGAAAgtaagttccttttcatttcTAGCTCAAGCATTTTTTCTTGTTCCCTTTACTTTTTTCCATCCATTATTTTCAACTGACTATTAAAGTGTAATGGAAGGGACATTTAATGATTATGATCATTAATTAGACCTCTCTGGCCTCATAAGTTTCCTACCCACcatattatgtttttctttctttttgccttttatttttcttaatagtAAACTGTCCGTGAAATAAAGTCCCAACCTTACTGCCCCATAGGAAGACTGCATATCCAACATTAGATCTAGGAGACAACATGAGATTCCATTATATTAATCGTTATCATCTTGTCGTTTGATATGCATATTCTACTGTTCATCTAATCAGTCGATTTActctttcaaaaattaattttttcttgtAGATGGATATACCACGTGCTTTTGTTTGTGCTGAGAGCAAAATCTTTGATGTGTCTGAATGGGCGATTTGTCAAGTAAGTGGTTGATTGTCATTAATCATATAGCCTGGGTTCATGCTCTGATCTTCAAAGATTTAAGTTGTAAACTGGACTTTGGAGCAGGGAATGGCTTGCAGGCCCAATACTCATCGCCCAAGCTTTCATGTAAACATGGTCGGCTTAGGGAAAACCACACAACGATCCAAGTCGAGTAGATTTCCTTGGGAATTGGATGCTGAAATGATGGATGAAGATGAGGAAGAATTTGAGCTGTGGCTTCAGGAGGCTTTAGCCTCTGGTCTCTTCTGCGAAACCTCGAAACGGAGAAAGAGCTGGAGTCCATTCAAGTTGGGCCAGAAGAAAGGGAGCAAGCAATGGCGAAGAACATCATGCTAGAGCCACAAAGACCTGGGTCTCAGCAGCATTGCTTGCTTATTCCCATGGAGAAACGTGCACATGCAGCCTTCTCATTCACAAGGTATGAGCGAGAAAGGGTTTTACTCAACCAGTTGCAAGAATGCCTAGACTTATCGAAACCACAAGTAAGACGTAATGTCGCCAATAATATAGGATTTACTAGGTGTCCAGTGGCAGTAAAATCCAAAGTTTAGGCAAATAGCCTCTGTTGCTTATATTCTCACACGTCCTCTTAGATCTAAAGCATGAGATCCCTTGTAACTTTTTGGCCTCAACTCCAAGTACCCCCAAGCCTTGCCCACTATGTTAATTGAAAATACATCTGTGCTGTTGCTTCAGTTTCTTCACCTCCTTACAAGATTCAACCTGGATCCAAATCTTCTAGAAGATTTAACTTGTACACTTTCCAATCTCATGTACAtatcttctttttttagttttcttatttatattgtttGCCTCTCCTTCAAGGCATACCTTCTTATGTTCGGTGGGTAGATAATTTTCAACATTCACTAGTGTTTCTTTGGTCTTAGCATTAGCATTTGGCAGCACAATTCTCTTGTTTGATTAATATGTAAAACACCCTGAGTTTCCCACTGTTTTGTCCATTCTTTTTTTGTGAGATTGCTTTTTCTCTATGATGCTGCTTTATATATAGATTTATCTTCATTTTCAATACTCAAGAAAAGTTAGGATGGGTTGGTTTAGATGATGCAAGTAAAAACTTGGTAAATGGAGATATCTGAATATCTAGAATTTGTCTGAATGCATTTGATTACATTTTATTTAGCATTCCCATTTTGATTAGTTGGAGTCTCAGTAACTTAGAGTTGAGGAATTTGGAaatatgtattttctttttgtttgggAGTTCAACAACTTGTGGTCGAATATAAATGTCTTAATTAGTAGAGAGCTTTGCTCAGGTATACAGGAATTTACAACTTTTTTCACACTCCATTCATGGTCGGTAATGCCCTTGTTCTCTTTTGTCTGACGATTTTTATACTTCAATATAATAATGAAAGTTGTGCATTTTTTCCCTCATATCAACcatctaaaaatacaaaattattttattttaattacgTTAACTTAAATGTATATTTTTGTCTAATCAGTCCTATatattaggatttttttttttggagtacAATTGGGGTAGGCTTAAATACTAATTGTAACATTATACACTATAAgattatatcaattttcattattatttgaaCTTTTCTGTGCTATCTACAATTGAGTGTATATTCAAACTAACATGATAGAAGATTTAAGTGAATGCAGTCTTAATAAAAGtattgttaataaaaaaaaaaaaaataacagagCTCAATTAATATGAgtgtattgaaaaaaaaaagtattattaaATGTGGcgatatattattatataacttCTGACAagttagttatattaatttagttatactaatttattttttttaaaaaaaagaggatttgatttaaatttctttttttaatttttgttaaattcaCTCCCTAGTTTCAACGAGAACTAAGAACTTTATAAGATTcacaaatttcaacaaaatgGTGTCTCTTGCACAAAATTAAGCCCATGGAACAAAGCttctaaaacttttttttcctcattaaaaaatataaatttcaacTATAGTATGTTTTCCATTGAAATCCCATGAATTTAGGTGACAAGCAAGAGCAACACCAATTTATTTTTTCGGTTAATATCGAGTTTAATTTCATACATGAAATGATGAAAATGCGACAACTAAATTTGACAAATCGACATTGCTTCATCGTTTAAAAATATCTTCCCTCACGGCGAAAGGAAAAAGCATGGCGTTATCCACTACCTTATCCCTTCACGGTGCCGGCGCCGGAACCTTGTTCGGCGGTGAGCTCCGGCAACTGGGTCACGATAATTTCAGAGTTTCTAAAAGACCCAGAAAACAAAATTTCTGCTCATGCTGGAATGGCTCCCCATTTCCAAACCAAAACTGCATTTGGGGGATGCCCTCTGCCAATAATTTCCATTTGAAGTCAATGGAGTGTTCGCCATTGTTCGCCGTCGAAGGAGAAGCTGAAGATGGCTTTTTATCggtattttcttttcatttctttcgtTTGGAACCAATTTGAATCATGTTTCGTTGACGTATTTGGAAGAGCTTTGATTCTTGTTGCCAATTGATTTGTGGTTTCTGGGTTTTCGTTGAGGGATTACTTGATTGATCGAAATCTTACCTTCTTTATTGTTCAAAATGGATGTTATTTGCTAAAAGAAGAAGGCCACTCTCTTAACTCTCCCCCTTATTTTTGGAGCTGAAGCTACTTGGGATTCTGGGAAGAACCGTATCTACTTGGAAGTTATTTGCCAAAAGAAAGAGAAGCTCATGTCTCTCTATCTCTATGTTTCCCCATTTCCTCTGATTTTTTAATGCTGCAGCCATTTAGGAATTGAGAAGAACCttatcaaaataaaaagagTTATTTGCAAAAAGAACAGAAGCCCCcctatttatttgggaaggcctctctctctctcccgcACCCGCCCCCCCTCCCCCGTTACTCTGATCTTTGGATGATGCAGCTACCTGAGAGGAGCTTCGTCAAATTGAAAGTTTCAAAAGAGAAAAGAagcctctctctctttttctctcatgTAGTTTTCCTAGATAATGGTGGGATAGAGTTACTTTGAACTGTATTATACATTCAAGGATTGCATACAGTGATAGCCAATGAGTTATATACTTTGTGTTTCTTTACTTGGGTCTAAATGGTGAACCCCATTTACTTTTTGTAAAAAAGAAACAGGAAACTGAAGATCGAAGAGGCTTAATCCAAGCCACTCGTTTGAATTGTTCTGGAACTTGTATCTTCATCTGTTTGCTGATCTTCACAGCAAAATCAAGTCATCATTATGTTTTCATTGTCAGACTCGAacttaatttggtgtaaaggaaaaaaaaaaaatcaaactgaTCTCTACTTGATATCAATTCCTTTTAAATGATTGCCATAGGGTAGAGATCTTGATGCATTCTATTGCACATATAAAATGTCTGATACTTTTGTTGCAAATTACGGCATCTACTTGTGATATTGATTGACCCAGTCAATGATTTCTGGCAGAATATGAATGACGATACTGATGACATGTATGATGATTTGTTCAAGAAGTTTGGGAATGTGGTTTTCAAGAGCAACGATCAAAAGCCTCCCAGTGCAGAAATTGACGACGATGCAGAAAGCCTTTCATGTAAGTCTCTCTGCATTAGCAAGATGAGAAACAAACATAAGTTTAATCTTAGCTAATTTATCTATGAGTAAGTTTAAACAAACATAAGTGTAAACAAACAAACTTAGTTGTGTATAAATGTTTTGTGTCCATGTCGTGATTTGCCTGCTAAATGGTCTACTTGATCTATGAGTACAGCGGGTAATCTTAGCTAATTTATCTATGAGTAAGTTTAAACAAACATAAGTGTAAACAAACAAACTTAGTTGTGTATAAATGTTTTGTGTCCATGTCGTGATTTGCCTGCTAAATGGTCTACTTGATCTATGAGTACAGCGGGTAATCTTAGCTAATTTATCTTAACTTGATATGGTCTCTTATAGTGTAATTTGTGAGGTGTTAAATGAAAGGAAGGGGACAATCTTATCATTCTTTGGTTAAATCAATAACAGAAATGGGAAGTGGGATGGAAAACATGATTTCCTTGCATTTCCAGAGGCTTTTTTGCTTCTCATTTGATGTGAAATGGTTACGTAGAAATTACACGtctatccaaaatcaagtttagGTCCTCGATTCCACCTGGGTAGTCATTTCAATCGGAGAAGTTGAGAGAATTCATATTCATCCCAGGGGAATTGAGCCTTTCGGATGTGTATCATAGACAACAAAATAGCCAAAAAAACAGCCCAAGGGCAGGGGAAGATGATACCCCCTCCTGTAGAAACTAAAAAGAGAGCTTTCCAGTTGTTTTGAATCAAAACTGTAGTTACAAAAGAATTTTGTCTCTCACACACCACCATGACGCACTAAGCTgtaaataactacaaaaaaCCTCAGAGGGAAACTTGTCTTAAAAACTCTCACCCAAAGACTCCACATAATAGCCATCACAGCCATGGCCCACAGCATCCTTCCACTTTGTTTAAATGACCCACCGTGCAGCACTTCAATCAGCCAGGCCTCAACACTTTGCAGAAGACAAATGAAAAGACTGAACTCTTTTTGCACCCAATACCATGCCTTCTGAGCAATGCAATAGTGttaaatgatataatattaaattcgcCTTCACCTATTAgtttaagtttttgggtcaatcggAATTAAAGATGGTACCACAGAAGGTTGGTTCAGGAAGTCTTGTGTTCAAATTCTTTTAAAGTCATTACCTCCccaattaatattgaatttCACTTATTGGgtcttcttcatatttcaagcACACAAGTGAAAGGatgtgttagatgatataatattaaattcgcCTTTACCCATTAGTTTAATCCTTTGGGTCAATCGGTGATTTGAGAAATAGATAACTCAGGTTTTCAACAGGCAGAAAGCAAAAAATCTACAAGCTTATAAGGCTATGGATGAACGATTGGTACATAATACAAACAAGTATTGTGTCCACCTAGATTATGAATACAAAACTTTAGTTACATGGAATGATTGGTGAACTAATATTCCCATGCTTATCTCTGCAGTTGCTGTATCAATGGCGAAGGTTGCAAGTGATGTAAAGGCTGCAGATATCCGGGTTCTATTTGTGAAACCTCTAGTTTATTGGACAAGATTTTTCATCATTGCCACGGCATTTTCTCGTCCTCAGATTGATGCTATAGGGTACTGCTGCCTCTTTGGTTTGTTGTCCTCTTATTGCTTGCAATAAGGAAAATTGGAATCTAGATATGAAGGTTTTAATTAAACCTGTGTTCAATTGTATTTTGCAATGCAGATCACGGATAAGAGACCTTGCCGAGAAGAAGTATGGAAGAAGTCCTTCTGGTGACGTGAAGCCAAATTCCTGGACTTTATTGGATTTTGGTATGCACTTTTTGCATGTCCATTTGTTTATCTAAGATATATAAGCATTTCGTTAGAGAAGATGGAATTACAATAAACTGGGATAGGGGGATCAGAATGATACAACTTATGCTAAATTAATAGCTATGCTAAACCACATATTATACCCCTCTCTCTCTTACTGAAAATCAAACTTTCATTAAGATAATGAGAAAATACAAATAAGccatataaaaaagaaaaaagctcCCCAAACGATACTGTGAAAAGCAAACAGAGGGATCAGAGAaacaaaatgagaaaaaaaggtTCCTGTTGATGggaataaaagacaaaaggaTACTTACAAAGTCGATATAAACTGACTTCCAAAAGAGGTGTATTCCCAATTGTCaataataaaactttaaaatttagcCTTGTTGTCTATTACAAGGTGCAACTTTGGCGTAAAGGACTTGGGATGTTTGGATATATCCTTCTAGGTACTAGTTCAAGTTCTTGGTGGATGTTTCTAAAAGCAGCTTTTGTAACGAGCAAAATTTTCCTGAGATTTAGTAGTAGGGATGGATCATGAACATACTGTTTAGTAGTGAGGCCATTCAATTTGGTAGTATCCCATTTATGTGAAAAAAGATTTATTATCATATTGATGTCCATAGCGAAGATTTGAAGAGCATTATTTTCTAACTCATGAAGTACCacttcaatctttaaaaatatttcagaCTAAGTCTACCAAAATGTACAAATGTGATTTCCCATTGATCAGAGTTCATAATTTATTATAGAGTGGATGACTTCGAGACCTCTTTGTGACTATAGGACCATTTTATTGTCTGTTTATTATTAGTGCTTCTATGCCATTTTTCGTATCACATTAGAATCCCATATTCGAATTCTGTTAAAATATCAGTTCAAAGTGCACATCAACCGATCTTTGATACTGATGTACCAAGAAAGCAAATTGCCCTGTTGTTTTTGTTCTCAGGAGATGTTGTTATCCATATTTTTCTACCCCAGCAAAGGGCATTCTATAACTTGGAAGAGTTCTATGGCAATGCAACTCCCGTGGAGCTACCGTTCGAAAACCAACGGCCATTTTGAAGTAAAAACCGCAGCAGATTTTCCCCCGAGCAGCTGATGGTGAAGGAAAAATGCAGTTTGTGGCAGCTGGTGAGGCAGATTGCTTGTGTTTGTTGTGTCCTCTCATCAAAACAGCTACCATGTGAAGTGTTGCAGAATCAGCTGCATGAGTTGGGAGTTCCAACTTCTGACTGCTTGAGGTTGAAGACAGAATCACTTGGCAGATGGTGGTATTATGAGAGCCCTATCCCAAACTTTCTCCTGTCTcccaactctctctctctctctctccctttctctctcttttgaaTGACTGGTCTGATTTGAGATAGTTTTCAAGTAAAGTTAGTTGTTATGAATCAAGTTGGTTAGATGGGCCCTGTTACTTAGAAGAAtgaattaagattttatttactAAATAAGGAAAGCTTgtaagagaattaaaatgataTTGGTTTGGTCAAGTGTTATGTTTGAACTTCTTCTATTATGTGGATTAGAGAATCTCCATTGATACTATTACGTATTCATACTGTTCTCGTGGTTGAAATGAGAATTGATTTTTAAGTCGTAGAATCTTTAGTTAAACTAAGAGAGAACGACagaaaattgaaagaaacaAAACGCGAACATGTTTGAATTAACTTTTTAAGTGATTTTTGGAGGTctaaaagttttttttccccttctaatGCCTAGAGCTTTCGGTAACGACTAAAACAATCAAGTTggtttgaaatcattttttgaaaaatcccTTTAAAGTTCTTTCTCCAAAAAATAATGGACCAAGAATCACTTTACTTTTTGGTAATGCAATATTCGTTCTATAGATGTTattcaattgaatttttttccACTCTTAGGTGCCTACCGTTATCATACAAGTTATTTGAGTGCattttttttagtcaaattcaaaatcaataattttctttcccaactcaaaactaaaaaccaaaagcATTTAAATTCATAGCGTATAGGGTAAAACTAATGGAATCTAAAAcctattaattaaatattatagggTTGGCGGATCGTAATTAATGTTTTAATTTGTTAGGTTTTGATTTTTTGGCTTCCTTTGACAAAATTGTTTACCACTAGCTTTCattcaattatattttaattgccTTAATTATTATTAGCTGATTTTCAAATATGAAATTAtgataggattttttttttaatcatagaTCCTAGTCTAAATatatgtgatttgaatttggTTAAGCTATTTTTTGGAATGAGTTTATATGAATTAAAGGAATTTGCAAAAATATATTCAATGTTAACTTGCCAACccatatttaataattatttttgctTTGTATCCTTCAATTTTTGAATTGTTATGCTAAAATAAACTCCTTAATATGGCTACATATCTTATGAAAATATGTAAGAACTAACATATCTAAAATCACCCAATTTAggtttaaattacaatttttttttggttcttctggttgaatgagaaattttagaccaatcacaagttgccacgtcatttactaaattaatgatgaaattctaaatcattaaatttgggctcaattaggagttgaATATGTCCTGAATTGaggttgaagacaaatttcgatgacgccacatagttttatcatgaccgttgaatcagataagattaatttgacctaatttgatattattatttgggtcaaagtctaactaagtccaaaaataggttgaatttgacccaaatgtcaaatcaggcctaaatctgattaattgggcccaaaggccaacCCCATGGACCAACAAGCCCAATTCCAACTAATTGAGCCCAAAGGTTAggcccatggatcaaccaagcccaagcctacctgtgaactctataaatagataagctctcctcatttggaagggtcagcaattctatactccagagagagggaattctctacaatcagaagactcattgactcttgaagctgaccacgcttgaagactaaagtcctttgaagatacaagcattctgaagactgaagtcctttggagatgcaagcattctgaagactgaagtcctttgaagatacaagcattttgaccacacttgaagactgaagtcctttggagatacaagcattttgaagactgaagtcatttgaagatacaagcattctgaccacgcttgaagactgaaatcttttgaagatacaaacattcttccaaGATTCGAAGCTTAAGAACATCCACATGCCCCACTTCTAAACATCAAGCATACacattcaaccgagagagaatcagatgatcaaatactagagatcgaaccacatcgcattaAATCAACCTCAAcctcaacaccaactcaagttcaactccacaaaacaagtttctTCGTAGGCCTCGTAcgaacactaatcctctaaggagatcaacaagctcaaaggtcgatcatccaagaagatcaacaagcccaaaggtcgattgttcaagaagatcaacaagcccaaaggccgatcatccaagaagatcaacaagcctaaaggtcgatcctccaagaagatcaacaagcccaaagatcgatcgttcaagaagatcaataagcccaaaggccgatcattcaagaagatcaaccaacttaagaattatagtttattttgaaagcatcaaaatactatgtattagagattgtactcattttccacaaaattaatacaaatacaaagttcaagttccacgaaataaatttctcttggaatctcgtgtgaacaaattggcacgcccaatgggacatctctacctcttatctctctctcgtcatccaagtctaacaaatctaaaaatggtaccaaagaaagttgcatccaaagcTACCATCGCAAGCAACACTTACATAAGCTCTGTCATCACGGAAGAAATCTGGGACCAGTTGATGGAATCTCCTAAAGGCGGGA
This window contains:
- the LOC120068966 gene encoding protein Iojap, chloroplastic isoform X2, with the translated sequence MALSTTLSLHGAGAGTLFGGELRQLGHDNFRVSKRPRKQNFCSCWNGSPFPNQNCIWGMPSANNFHLKSMECSPLFAVEGEAEDGFLSNMNDDTDDMYDDLFKKFGNVVFKSNDQKPPSAEIDDDAESLSFAVSMAKVASDVKAADIRVLFVKPLVYWTRFFIIATAFSRPQIDAIGSRIRDLAEKKYGRSPSGDVKPNSWTLLDFGDVVIHIFLPQQRAFYNLEEFYGNATPVELPFENQRPF
- the LOC120068966 gene encoding protein Iojap, chloroplastic isoform X1, whose product is MALSTTLSLHGAGAGTLFGGELRQLGHDNFRVSKRPRKQNFCSCWNGSPFPNQNCIWGMPSANNFHLKSMECSPLFAVEGEAEDGFLSNMNDDTDDMYDDLFKKFGNVVFKSNDQKPPSAEIDDDAESLSFAVSMAKVASDVKAADIRVLFVKPLVYWTRFFIIATAFSRPQIDAIGSRIRDLAEKKYGRSPSGDVKPNSWTLLDFESKLPCCFCSQEMLLSIFFYPSKGHSITWKSSMAMQLPWSYRSKTNGHFEVKTAADFPPSS